AatagacaaattaaaaataaacaacaaaatttaactcgacttccaaaaattaaaatttctcttttacaaaaattaaatatgtccGTCTAGTAGTCTTGGTCTTGGATGTTGACCTAAAACTATGGATTGAAGACTTTTTCAAATAGATCGAAACGCAAAACTCTTGCAAGCCtgtgaataattatattttttagtcgtctatttaaatagaaaaacgatatataaatttttgtaaaagtgaacgatgtcataaaatttttgactttattttcgaaaaacaatatatttattttagaaaattaacaaaagctttgtatttgtatgaatataaaaagtattttcttcaTCAGACAAGcagtttgtctgtctgtctggccATATTGTTTATAATGAATTGCTGTTAAGTACTTTACTATATACTTAAAGTAGGtactacaattattattatatagttttgaaGTGGCCTTTGTGTAGACCGTGATGTGATGTTACAATACTAGAacaatttgaattataattattattgtgtcAAATTGGTTTGTTATAATAAGATAGGCAGTAGATACGACAATAAATTGACCTATTTATGAATGAGGTGCTTAGAttgtattgaatttataattaaatattaattaattagtatttccTTGTTAATGACTGTTGTAATCTGTGAATAACCCCGCTTTTTACTAGGGTTAGTTTTAATTAAcgcgaattatttttaatctcttCTAAGGTGCTTAAGAAATATTAGTTTCTATGAGACAGCAACGATATGATCACTAATACTTACCAGAGGGCAATTAGCTGAAAGAATCATTGTCCATGAGcgtttgttttcaagtaaaacagctgaaaaatgaaaatttaagggcaaaaaagttgaaaaacactttttttaacactttagCTCCACCTACCGCGCATATTGTTTGTTTGACAACATTGCACCAATGACATTAATTGTAGATAACAATGTCTTCTCGtctttagaataaatttttctgtagaatgcatagtttttgagaaaaatgcatttcaaattttttttgagtttttgaaacCCACACAGGTAGCAGTAAGCTTTCTTACATCATTTTCTAACGGCTTCATTTATTGTCGACAGATTGACTATACTATCTTTGTAATCTAATCATAATTTAAtctggtttatttaaaaatcaattttagaaaaaaatctcaataattttattaagaaatattatcaacattaaatttctattatacaaagataatataaaaatttacacaacTACTCAAcaacttttgataaaataacCCCTTCAGTTCCGGAAACTGAACCCAAGGGACTATTACTCATATTTTATGAGGCGTCAAACGGTCCCATAATACTGCCGTCGACACACTGTGTGTTGTAACTACCTATAGTTATATTTTCTCTCTCTAATACAACATATTGTCACAATGTGCCATTTCCTTTTAACACAAAGAGCATATGTTACTCTCTACCATATATGAGTGAAAAGCatatcaaaaacatttatacattttcaGCAAATATtagaacaatgaaaatttaaatttgcacATAATATGTCATACGAAttcatattgtattattattttatgaatttgtggtGTTTTGctttattcttttaatattaggTATTTTCCACAATAACCaaactcaaattttatttagctCTTTACATATTAGAGGAATGGGTGATTTTTAAAACAGATgagattaaatatttattaacgttGAATCGTTAGTTCTCAACCTAAGCCAATATTAGTAACTCTGTTAACCAATTTTGTACACGGTATGCCTGGGGTAGTGGTTTTGGATCCCGCCGTTGGTTCGTGTCCATAgcctatgaataaaaaaaatggtgaaaatcaGCCTGTAGAGGCGAAGACCTTTATTCTATCTAAAACAAGGCGGTAAAAAAGTTGTGGGGTAggtaattaacatttttcctTATTaacttcatattattttttatctgaggatcaaatcataattaaaaatgatggcccgtataattttggaaaattaaacaagtgaaatttacaaaatttaaaaaacccccgacaaatttttcgattgcGGAACCTTAAACTGGCACTTGAAACAGagagctaaaaacactctccgtaaaattacatttcaaaagaaaccaaaaaaatcaaaatcggttcatccgtttaggcgctacgatgccacagacagacacacagacacacagacgcgcacacacatagcggtcaaacttataacacctctctttttttagttcgggggttaataaaattacaaaattcaagggtcctttttatttcatatacaaaattatataaattattttataaacgaacaaatattttaacgaCGTAAGCGATTACTTTCAGCAGCtcgttttttcatataatataatcttttttCAGCACTGGCAATATTTATTGTAGGACCAGTATTTCGAAATTGTGTTTTGGATGTACATTGTTTTGTTGGTTCATTTTTTGATTGGACTTCATTTTTTGATGTTGATGGTCGAATATTCTGttctaatagattttttttatgttttaacgaTAACAAAAGTTTTCTTCGATTATCGCCACTTGATTCTGGTTTGATTTGATCATTAAACAAGTCGTTtgtactttttgaaatttttttaacaattctttTCGCAAAAACTTTCTGTTCATTATTTGATGGAGAACCTGATTTAACTTTTTCCAGAAATTTGGTTATGTTACTAATTTCATCCTTTCCACTATCACAAGACGACTTGTTATCATCGTTAAAATGTGATGTGCTTGAAGttgttgtttttaaacatttttgacatGTCCAGCCTACATTCATGTCGATTTCGACAATAGGTGGATTATGACAATTTTGGTGATACATCAAATGACATTTATCACATTCCATTAATTGATTACGATAACTTACTGTGATATCACTGCAAATTACACATTTCAAATCCTCTTCAAAAAGGTCCATTAAATCATCTGTtgttgaatcaatttttatggGTTTATTGTCTTGAATTGCCTTTGGCTTTTCTGACAATTTATGCAGCCCTTTGGCATGGCCATATTTTTCtattgataatttttctaataacacATACATATTGTAGTTACTATTTGGTTCAGATGACCACATTAATTCCATAATATTAAcgaattcatcatcaaattccTTCGATGAACTTTCTGacatttttaatcattaatttatttttgaaactgttGCATGTAACTATGATCTTGTTGCTACATAGGGTTTGGTAGGCATTACCATGGTAAAGCAAATAGTAAAAATCTGCGTAAAAGATTATTTGGAAACAATTTATAGCCGCGTTGTTGAAAATGCTCAGTTAAAAGAACTTTGTTTTGCTTATACGATCGACTAACATATTTTAacccttaaaattttttttttggtattttctttgaaatgaatatttttgctGTAGGTACAATTTGGACTTGTTCAGATGATTTGCGATGCCTACACGAAAACCAAGCgcataatcaaaaattgttcattttcgCTTTATTTGGATATAAGTGGACAAATTCTATCTTCAAATAGTGGCGCCCAAAAAATGTATGGCATTTATAGTAATTAGTATGAGAATTTTAAGGGCTGTATaatatattggaaaaaatatcGTATAAGATGAAATTGGTTTTAAAGAATATACATTTTTCTACATTTagatatataaaacataataaaaagaataagcCTATGACCTCTGTGTCCTTTCAACATTGATATCGTCATTATGAAGATAAATCGTTATTAATCAATTCAACATCACTTTTCTGATTGAActgattgaatttttatttttattgatagacttttgtctgaaaacacaaacaaaaaataacattttcttcccccaataaaaaaaaacgaatctaCTCCGGTTTCTCGAACCTCGTTTAGTagatatataaatttgtatgtaCAATATGAACCGTATTATATTATGGTCTACgcacttttttttatctaattgaTTACATCAAATTTACTTAATAtacattttcacattttcatcGTATTTTTACCGGaacacatttataattttacgtcaattgattgattttattttaataaattatgtcaattttcaattttatcacaTGTAGTTAATTTCTGAATAAAAGAAGAACAGCATGAACTTTTTTCATGATTTAAGTAGGCAATAGCGCTAGGTTGAAgagaaatattaatgaaatttgctTGATAAATGGGTTCAGAAAATTGGATTTTTGACTAATTAACTTATTTTCAGTTTCATTTACCTTTATTACCGTGGTAGGATGTAAATTTCCCAAAAACTGTAGGAGATTTTCACATTCAAACGGATCATTTTCTCCTACTTCTTTTATacagtttattttatgaattataatttaaacattattttaaaatcaattgtagttaaatattttgtatggaGTTTGCTATACAAGCTTTAATCGTTATTTAAACGGACATTAGACCGTACTTTCGGTTGAGGgatacagaaaaataataaacaacccACGGCCAGAATGCGGGATGCCTTGGCATGTGTGATAAAAAAGGCACATTCCAGGAAATCGAACTTTCTGGTCTAGGGTCGTAATATACTATTTGTGAATTTGTGAAAGTATTATTTTTGCTGCACCGACaaataatatgtacaaaaaaattatattttgtccgTGTTCTTACATGACTCTAATTTgagtgtttaattaaaatataacgattttttaCCTGggaagtaattaaattattattgttattattgtttatttgaaacaaatgaagGATATGATGATATCACCACGGAACAAGAAGGGGGacttttatttctaatataaaaacGCACGAAACGCATCCTTTgatcaaaacaaaataagtaGTTGATATCTCAAATAACGACAATGGTATACAAGGTAAACCGAGTTataagaaatatgaaaaaataacttgttttaattactttgaaattatttcagataaattattGTGAATTAATATTGGCTACTTGTTGTGTAAGTTTTATCACAGCTAACCGAAATTGCGTATTTTCATTTGCTTGCCCATCATCATTATTTCAATCACTATtggcattttattacattctcGCTTTGCAAATGGTCTTAGCATATTCGGCTCCAATTAATACACCCGGTAAATATGATTTCCAATATAATATCTTCCATGATTTCCTTACTGGTAACATTAAACATCAATATGAAGAACGTAAAGATGACGTAGTGAAAAGATATTACTACTGGAATGAGGACGTTGGAACGAAACGTAAAGCTCATCATAGTTTTGAGAGTCAAAATGGTTTTAAGCCTTTTATTCTTGCTAGGGTCGTATCAGATCAACATGACAAACGTAATGGTGATGCAGTTGAAGATTATTTTAATTGGAATGAAGATGGTagaagcaaaattaattttcatttcactGCTGATCCTTCTAGGTGGTTTAATACTTATGTAAAATCATCTCATATAAGTGACCGCAAGAATTCAAGTAATGGTGAAATTATCAAAGGTGATTACTCTTGGCACAAAAATGGTGAAACCAAA
The Chrysoperla carnea chromosome 4, inChrCarn1.1, whole genome shotgun sequence genome window above contains:
- the LOC123298717 gene encoding integrator complex subunit 12-like, translated to MSESSSKEFDDEFVNIMELMWSSEPNSNYNMYVLLEKLSIEKYGHAKGLHKLSEKPKAIQDNKPIKIDSTTDDLMDLFEEDLKCVICSDITVSYRNQLMECDKCHLMYHQNCHNPPIVEIDMNVGWTCQKCLKTTTSSTSHFNDDNKSSCDSGKDEISNITKFLEKVKSGSPSNNEQKVFAKRIVKKISKSTNDLFNDQIKPESSGDNRRKLLLSLKHKKNLLEQNIRPSTSKNEVQSKNEPTKQCTSKTQFRNTGPTINIASAEKRLYYMKKRAAESNRLRR